Genomic DNA from Candidatus Koribacter versatilis Ellin345:
TATGGCGAACGGTACACAATCCGCTGCCGAGTTGTTAGAGAACCTTCGGCTGGAACTTCGTCGAGGCTGCCTGGTGTTGGCGGTGCTGGCCCAGCTTCGTACCGAGCGCTATGGATACACCTTGCGCAAGGCGCTCGAAGATGACGGCCTGCCGATTGATGAAGGCACGCTCTACCCATTGCTGCGACGGTTGGAGTCGCAGGGGCTGCTGATGAGCCAGTGGCGCGAGGAAGAGAAGCGGAACAAGCGCTTTTACCGTTTGTCGCCGGTGGGGGAAGAAGTTTTGGGGAAGTTGCTGGTGGAGTGGCG
This window encodes:
- a CDS encoding PadR family transcriptional regulator — translated: MANGTQSAAELLENLRLELRRGCLVLAVLAQLRTERYGYTLRKALEDDGLPIDEGTLYPLLRRLESQGLLMSQWREEEKRNKRFYRLSPVGEEVLGKLLVEWRGINGSIGKLVNEVSHATD